The nucleotide sequence ACGATTTGCCCCAAGAGAATTCTCACAGCCAGGATGCGCCTTTTCTCTATCGCCCCTCCCCCTTCCTGATTACTCTATCTTGACCCTTGCATTCTAGAAGCTGAAGACAGAAGGATGGAATTCATGCTGACATATCCCTCTCGCTGGGTTGCGCTGATCGCTCTGATCGGAGCACTGGCCGGAACGGCTTCTGCCCAGGAATCCGAACTCGCGAAGTACTACGGATTTCGGCCGCTGGAAGTTTTCAAACTGGCTGAGAGATCGGGAAATCTGCTGACCGGCGATCTCAATCATGACGGTCTGACAGATATGATTCTCGTTGACAATAGCCATAGTCGTCTCGACCTGTTGCTGCAGCGCGGCAAGCAACCTGCAACCAAAGAGACCCGGGCCGGTCGGGATGATGTCAATCTGATCGACAACGACTGGCGGTATGAACACAAGAAGCTTCCCGTGGATCACGATGTCGCGGCGTTGACTTTGGGTGATTTCAACGGGGATGGGCGAGTCGACATCGTCTATTTCGGATTGCCCGATCAACTCGTGATCCGCTATCAGCCTGTCACCGGTGATTGGACCGAGAAAAAGCAGCAGCGAATTCCCGACGTGGCTCCCACGCAGTGGTTCTTGACGGCGGGTGACCTGGATGCGAATGGCCTGGATGATCTGGTGATCCTGGGGAAGCATGAAACGATCCTTCTCTACCAGAATGAAAAAGGAACGCTTAGCGCACCCAAGAGGCTGATGAATACGTCCGACAAGCTGGGTCTGGCTCAAATCGCAGACCTGGACGGTGACGGACGCCTCGACTTGTGCTACCTCGCCGGAGATGGCTTAAACCGCGTCCTCGGCGCGCGACTGCAACAGTCGAACGGTCAGCTCGGACCGGAATATGTATTCGATCTCGAACGCCCCCGCGCCGTGTCACTTCGCGATGTCGACGGAAAGCCGGGACACGAGATCCTGACGATCGATTCCCGAACCGGGCGGCTGAAGCTGCTGAATGTCGAACAGAAAAAGCTGTCGGAAAATGAACTGCCCGAACGGTTGATTCAATTCGGTTTCGGCAAGCTTGGTTCCGGCAACAACCGTGACCTGGCGATCGGCGACTTCAACGGGGATGGGCTGAGCGACCTGGTGGTAACCGATCCTGATGCCTCGCGCGTGCTCCTGTTTACGCAGCATAAAGGACAGGGACTGGACATGGGTACTCCCTACTCCAGCTTGACCGGCACTGATCAGATCCGTGCGGCAGATCTGGATGGAGACGGCACCGCCGATCTGGTCGTTCATAGTAACACAGAAAAAACACTGGGCGTCAGCCAGTTTGCCGAAGATCGACTGACGTTTCCTCAGTCCATTCCCACCGAGGCGGATCCCTCCGTTATCGAACTCGTCGACCTGGATGGGGACGGCAAAGTGGAAGTCATCTTCATCGCCAAAACCAAGAAGGACCGAACCACCGAGTACTCACTTCAGGCGATGAAGCGTCTGGGGAAAGACGAATGGCAGGCCGTGAAATTTGGCGACAAGACCTCGTTCCCGCTCGACCTGAAGGGGACGCCCGAGCGACTGTTGCTGGCGGATGTCTTTGGAGACGAACGCCCCGAATTCCTCATCCTGCAAGGTTCCAAGCCGCCTCAGTTGTTCGGCTTCACCACTGAGGGAATTCCGATTGAACTCGTCACGACCGGCAATCTGGGTGCGGGAACCGTCGCAGCAGGGGCTGTCAGCCTTTGCTCGCTGGGCGGGAAAAAGGGCCTGCTGGTCACGCAGGAAAACTTCGCCCGGCATATGGTTCTCAGCCCGCAGAAGCGTTGGGAAGTGGCAGATCAGTTCAACGTGACGGAATCCAATGCCCGGATGGTGGCCGGAGCCATCGTTGACTTGAACGGGGAAGGTGAACCCGAAATCGCACTGGTCGATGGCGGACTGCGCAAGCTGAGAATCCTCAAGAAGGCCGAATCCGGATACGAGCCCTGGAAGGAAATTGATATCGGCGAGTTTCCTTTGAAGTCGTTGAAGGTCGCCGATTTGAATGGCGACAAGCATGACGATCTGGTCCTGTTCGGGACTGACAAATTCGCCGTGCTGTTCGCTGGGGGAACCTCCCCCGCGCTGAAAGAACTGGCCGCATTCGAAAGTCAGCTCGACAAGGTCTTCCCTACCGACGTGGTCGCGGGAGACCTGAATGGTGACGGACACATCGACCTGGCCATGACCGACACCCGCAGTCATTTCATCGAGATCATCCAGTATCGGCCCGAAACAGGTCTCCAGCACGCCCTCTATTTCCGGGTGTACGAACAGAAGTCATTTCGGGGCGATGACGACGCCAAGGACGCAGAACCCCGCGAAGCGATGATTGCCGATGTCACCGGGGATGGCCTTCCCGATCTGATCCTGCTGGCGCACGACAGGTTGCTCGTCTACCCTCAGGATGACGGCAGATCCCAGGTTACCACGCCCGCCAAATAACGCCTTGCGGCAGATCACAGCGTCGACTGCGGCGTCCCGTTTTGGATTGTACGGCCCAGCAAAGCTACGATCGCTACAACAAGAATAATATTCACCATCTAAACCGCATTTTCACACGTCCGGATTGACGTATCGTCGCTTGTGGCGTGGAAAATACAGG is from Schlesneria sp. DSM 10557 and encodes:
- a CDS encoding FG-GAP repeat domain-containing protein, whose protein sequence is MLTYPSRWVALIALIGALAGTASAQESELAKYYGFRPLEVFKLAERSGNLLTGDLNHDGLTDMILVDNSHSRLDLLLQRGKQPATKETRAGRDDVNLIDNDWRYEHKKLPVDHDVAALTLGDFNGDGRVDIVYFGLPDQLVIRYQPVTGDWTEKKQQRIPDVAPTQWFLTAGDLDANGLDDLVILGKHETILLYQNEKGTLSAPKRLMNTSDKLGLAQIADLDGDGRLDLCYLAGDGLNRVLGARLQQSNGQLGPEYVFDLERPRAVSLRDVDGKPGHEILTIDSRTGRLKLLNVEQKKLSENELPERLIQFGFGKLGSGNNRDLAIGDFNGDGLSDLVVTDPDASRVLLFTQHKGQGLDMGTPYSSLTGTDQIRAADLDGDGTADLVVHSNTEKTLGVSQFAEDRLTFPQSIPTEADPSVIELVDLDGDGKVEVIFIAKTKKDRTTEYSLQAMKRLGKDEWQAVKFGDKTSFPLDLKGTPERLLLADVFGDERPEFLILQGSKPPQLFGFTTEGIPIELVTTGNLGAGTVAAGAVSLCSLGGKKGLLVTQENFARHMVLSPQKRWEVADQFNVTESNARMVAGAIVDLNGEGEPEIALVDGGLRKLRILKKAESGYEPWKEIDIGEFPLKSLKVADLNGDKHDDLVLFGTDKFAVLFAGGTSPALKELAAFESQLDKVFPTDVVAGDLNGDGHIDLAMTDTRSHFIEIIQYRPETGLQHALYFRVYEQKSFRGDDDAKDAEPREAMIADVTGDGLPDLILLAHDRLLVYPQDDGRSQVTTPAK